In Choloepus didactylus isolate mChoDid1 chromosome 6, mChoDid1.pri, whole genome shotgun sequence, one DNA window encodes the following:
- the CATSPERZ gene encoding cation channel sperm-associated protein subunit zeta, giving the protein MEEKSSKTHPRSHPGPWCNFSLSGWLRTPAPSLLTAPTPTIPSSPRPLAPLVVCGPQESAKLLERRGSGKLRRTSDVRNLWTTGTLSLQQLNTPLPTVSECSDSEDESADHKTQIFDDRKAVPASVTGWDEQEEREDITLKDKESFTQEVVDEHIMLGMELHRSGSVGSDLEEGVEDAKPNAQTVRASVSSHSLSKHTPHRAYWAEQQNRLPLPLTELMEQEALEILTKALYSYRSRIGWDHFLTKQLQRHIEGLRKRRYKRLNVLPQ; this is encoded by the exons ATGGAGGAAAAGTCTTCTAAA ACTCACCCCAGGTCCCACCCCGGCCCGTGGTGTAACTTCTCACTCTCGGGCTGGCTCAGGACCCCCGCCCCCAGCCTGCTCACCGCCCCCACCCCGACCATTCCCAGCTCCCCGCGGCCCTTGGCTCCCCTCGTTGTATGTGGCCCACAGGAGTCCGCCAAGCTTTTGGAGCGCCGCGGCTCAGGCAAGTTGAGACGGACCAGCGACGTCCGGAATCTGTGGACCACGGGCACGCTGTCCCTGCAGCAGCTGAACACGCCGCTGCCCACTGTCTCCGAGTGCTCCGACTCGGAGGACGAGAGCGCGGACCACAAGACGCAGATCTTCGACGACCGGAAGGCCGTCCCCGCCTCGGTCACCGGCTGGGATGaacaagaggagagagaggacaTTACtctgaaagacaaggaaagctTCACGCAAGAAGTGGTGGACGAGCACATCATGTTGGGGATGGAGCTGCACCGCAGCGGCTCCGTGGGAAGCGATTTAGAGGAGGGGGTCGAGGATGCCAAACCTAACGCCCAGACCG tAAGGGCTTCGGTGTCATCACACAGCCTCTCGAAACACACACCCCATCGAGCCTACTGGGCAGAACAGCAGAACAGG CTGCCGCTGCCCCTGACGGAACTCATGGAGCAGGAGGCTCTGGAAATCCTCACCAAGGCTCTCTACA GCTACCGGTCCCGGATCGGCTGGGACCACTTTCTGACCAAGCAGCTGCAGCGACACATCGAGGGGCTCAGGAAGCGCCGGTACAAGAGGCTGAACGTCTTACCGCAATGA
- the KCNK4 gene encoding potassium channel subfamily K member 4 isoform X1, with amino-acid sequence MTAAPQEPPARPHQAGSGSGRAPGRAMRGTTLLALLALVLLYLVSGALVFRALEQPHEQQAQRELREVREKFLRTYPCVNDQELGNFIKEVADALGGGADPETNSTSNSSRSAWDLGSAFFFSGTIITTIGYGNAALRTDAGRLFCIFYALVGIPLFGILLAGVGDRLGSSLRRGIGHIEAIFLKWHVPPELVRMLSAVLFLLVGCLLFVLTPMFVFCYVEGWSKLEAIYFVIVTLTTVGFGDYVAGADPNHDSPAYQPLVWFWILLGLAYFASVLTTIGNWLRVVSRRTRAEMGGLTAQAASWTGTVTARVTQRAGPPAPPPEKEKPPLPPPRSSAQPASQSRPPTPPQKSEPPSPPTASALDYPSENLAFIDESSDTQSERERGCALPRAPRGRRRPNPPRKPARPRGPGRPRDKSEPV; translated from the exons A TGACCGCAGCTCCCCAGGAGCCCCCTGCCCGCCCCCACCAGGCGGGCAGTGGAAGTGGCCGGGCCCCTGGGCGCGCCATGCGCGGCACCACGCTCCTGGCGTTGCTGGCACTGGTCCTGCTCTACTTGGTGTCCGGTGCCCTGGTGTTCCGGGCCCTGGAGCAGCCCCACGAGCAGCAGGCCCAGAGGGAGCTGAGGGAGGTCCGTGAGAAGTTCCTGAGAACCTACCCATGTGTGAATGACCAGGAGCTGGGGAACTTCATCAAG GAGGTGGCTGACGCACTGGGAGGGGGTGCGGATCCAGAAACCAACTCAACCAGTAACAGCAGCCGCTCAGCCTGGGATCTGGGCAGCGCCTTCTTTTTCTCCGGcactatcatcaccactatcg GCTATGGCAACGCGGCCCTGCGCACCGACGCGGGGCGCCTCTTCTGCATCTTTTACGCGCTTGTGGGGATCCCGCTGTTTGGGATCCTGCTGGCGGGGGTCGGGGACCGGTTGGGCTCCTCCCTGCGCCGCGGCATCGGTCACATCGAAGCCATCTTCCTG AAGTGGCACGTGCCACCGGAGCTGGTGCGAATGCTATCGGCGGTGCTCTTCCTGCTGGTCGGCTGCCTGCTCTTTGTCCTCACGCCCATGTTCGTGTTCTGCTACGTGGAAGGCTGGAGCAAGCTGGAGGCCATCTATTTTGTCATAGTGACGCTCACCACCGTGGGCTTCGGCGACTACGTGGCCG GCGCCGACCCCAATCACGACTCTCCAGCCTACCAGCCGCTGGTGTGGTTCTGGATCCTGCTCGGCCTGGCCTACTTCGCTTCGGTGCTCACCACCATCGGGAACTGGCTGCGAGTCGTGTCCCGTCGCACTCGGGCGGAG ATGGGCGGTCTCACGGCGCAAGCCGCCAGCTGGACTGGCACGGTGACAGCGCGGGTGACCCAACGAGCCGGGCCCCCGGCACCGCCGCCCGAGAAGGAGAAGCCGCCTTTGCCTCCGCCGCGGTCCTCAGCGCAGCCCGCCAGCCAGTCCCGACCCCCTACGCCCCCCCAAAAGTCCGAGCCACCCTCTCCGCCCACGGCCTCCGCCCTGGATTACCCCAGCGAGAATCTGGCCTTCATCGACGAGTCCTCGGACACACAGAGCGAGCGCGAGCGCGGCTGCGCGCTGCCCCGTGCCCCCCGGGGCCGCCGCCGCCCCAATCCCCCCAGGAAGCCCGCGCGGCCCCGGGGCCCCGGGCGTCCCCGGGACAAAAGCGAGCCCGTGTAG
- the KCNK4 gene encoding potassium channel subfamily K member 4 isoform X2, which translates to MRGTTLLALLALVLLYLVSGALVFRALEQPHEQQAQRELREVREKFLRTYPCVNDQELGNFIKEVADALGGGADPETNSTSNSSRSAWDLGSAFFFSGTIITTIGYGNAALRTDAGRLFCIFYALVGIPLFGILLAGVGDRLGSSLRRGIGHIEAIFLKWHVPPELVRMLSAVLFLLVGCLLFVLTPMFVFCYVEGWSKLEAIYFVIVTLTTVGFGDYVAGADPNHDSPAYQPLVWFWILLGLAYFASVLTTIGNWLRVVSRRTRAEMGGLTAQAASWTGTVTARVTQRAGPPAPPPEKEKPPLPPPRSSAQPASQSRPPTPPQKSEPPSPPTASALDYPSENLAFIDESSDTQSERERGCALPRAPRGRRRPNPPRKPARPRGPGRPRDKSEPV; encoded by the exons ATGCGCGGCACCACGCTCCTGGCGTTGCTGGCACTGGTCCTGCTCTACTTGGTGTCCGGTGCCCTGGTGTTCCGGGCCCTGGAGCAGCCCCACGAGCAGCAGGCCCAGAGGGAGCTGAGGGAGGTCCGTGAGAAGTTCCTGAGAACCTACCCATGTGTGAATGACCAGGAGCTGGGGAACTTCATCAAG GAGGTGGCTGACGCACTGGGAGGGGGTGCGGATCCAGAAACCAACTCAACCAGTAACAGCAGCCGCTCAGCCTGGGATCTGGGCAGCGCCTTCTTTTTCTCCGGcactatcatcaccactatcg GCTATGGCAACGCGGCCCTGCGCACCGACGCGGGGCGCCTCTTCTGCATCTTTTACGCGCTTGTGGGGATCCCGCTGTTTGGGATCCTGCTGGCGGGGGTCGGGGACCGGTTGGGCTCCTCCCTGCGCCGCGGCATCGGTCACATCGAAGCCATCTTCCTG AAGTGGCACGTGCCACCGGAGCTGGTGCGAATGCTATCGGCGGTGCTCTTCCTGCTGGTCGGCTGCCTGCTCTTTGTCCTCACGCCCATGTTCGTGTTCTGCTACGTGGAAGGCTGGAGCAAGCTGGAGGCCATCTATTTTGTCATAGTGACGCTCACCACCGTGGGCTTCGGCGACTACGTGGCCG GCGCCGACCCCAATCACGACTCTCCAGCCTACCAGCCGCTGGTGTGGTTCTGGATCCTGCTCGGCCTGGCCTACTTCGCTTCGGTGCTCACCACCATCGGGAACTGGCTGCGAGTCGTGTCCCGTCGCACTCGGGCGGAG ATGGGCGGTCTCACGGCGCAAGCCGCCAGCTGGACTGGCACGGTGACAGCGCGGGTGACCCAACGAGCCGGGCCCCCGGCACCGCCGCCCGAGAAGGAGAAGCCGCCTTTGCCTCCGCCGCGGTCCTCAGCGCAGCCCGCCAGCCAGTCCCGACCCCCTACGCCCCCCCAAAAGTCCGAGCCACCCTCTCCGCCCACGGCCTCCGCCCTGGATTACCCCAGCGAGAATCTGGCCTTCATCGACGAGTCCTCGGACACACAGAGCGAGCGCGAGCGCGGCTGCGCGCTGCCCCGTGCCCCCCGGGGCCGCCGCCGCCCCAATCCCCCCAGGAAGCCCGCGCGGCCCCGGGGCCCCGGGCGTCCCCGGGACAAAAGCGAGCCCGTGTAG
- the GPR137 gene encoding integral membrane protein GPR137 isoform X3 yields MESNLSGLVPAAGLVPALPPAVTLGLTAAYTTLYALLFFSVYAQLWLVLLYGHKRLSYQTVFLALCLLWAALRTTLFSFYFRDTPRANRLGPLPFWLLYCCPVCLQFFTLTLMNLYFAQVVFKAKVKRRPEMSRGLLAVRGAFVGASLLFLLVNVLCAVLSRRRRAQPWALLLVRVLVSDSLFVICALSLAACLCLVARWAPSTSIYLEAKGTSVCQAAAMGGTMVLLYASRACYNLAALALAPRSRLDAFDYDWYNVSDQADLVNDLGNKGYLVFGLILFVWELLPTTLLVGFFRVHRPTQDLSTSRILNGQVFGSRSYFFDRAVHCEDEGCPWEHSRGESTRCQDPAATTTVSTLPRRRDPPLPPLGCPDPSPPAPRPLDQV; encoded by the exons ATGGAGAGTAACCTGTCTGGCCTGGTGCCTGCTGCTGGGCTGGTGCCTGCACTGCCGCCCGCCGTGACCCTGGGTCTCACGGCGGCCTACACCACCCTATATGCCCTGCTGTTCTTCTCTGTCTATGCCCAACTCTGGCTGGTGCTCCTGTATGGGCACAAGCGTCTCAGCTATCAGACGGTGTTCCTAGCACTCTGTCTGCTCTGGGCTGCCTTGCGTACCAcccttttttccttctacttccGAGATACCCCCCGAGCCAACCGCCTGGGGCCCCTGCCCTTTTGGCTTCTCTACTGCTGCCCTGTCTGCCTGCAGTTCTTCACCCTGACGCTTATGAACCTCTACTTTGCCCAG gtggtgttcaAGGCCAAGGTGAAGCGTCGGCCGGAGATGAGCCGAGGCTT GCTGGCCGTCCGCGGGGCCTTCGTAGGGGCCTCCCTGCTGTTTCTGCTGGTGAACGTGCTGTGTGCCGTGCTCTCCCGCCGGCGCCGGGCACAGCCCTGGGCCCTGCTTCTGGTGCGCGTCTTGGTGAGCGACTCCCTCTTCGTCATCTGCGCACTGTCTCTTGCTGCCTGCCTCTGCCTCGTGGCCCGGTGGGCCCCCTCCACCAGCATCTACCTGGAGGCCAAG GGCACCAGTGTGTGCCAGGCGGCCGCAATGGGTGGTACCATGGTCCTGCTCTACGCCAGCCGGGCCTGCTACAACTTGGCAGCCCTGGCCTTGGCCCCCCGGAGCCGGCTGGACGCCTTCGACTACGACTGGTACAATGTCTCTGACCAG GCCGATCTGGTGAATGACCTGGGAAACAAAGGCTACCTGGTGTTTGGCCTCATCCTCTTTGTGTGGGAGCTGCTGCCCACCACACTGCTGGTGGGCTTCTTCCGGGTGCACCGGCCCACGCAGGACCTG AGCACCAGTCGCATCCTCAACGGACAGGTGTTTGGTTCCCGTTCCTACTTCTTTGACCGGGCTGTGCACTGTGAGGACGAGGGCTGCCCCTGGGAGCACAGCCGGGGCGAGAGCACCAG GTGCCAGGACCCGGCAGCCACCACCACTGTCTCTACTCTACCCCGCAGACGTGATCCCCCACTTCCCCCACTAGGATGCCCAGACCCTAgtccccctgcccccaggcccctGGACCAAGTTTGA
- the GPR137 gene encoding integral membrane protein GPR137 isoform X2, producing MESNLSGLVPAAGLVPALPPAVTLGLTAAYTTLYALLFFSVYAQLWLVLLYGHKRLSYQTVFLALCLLWAALRTTLFSFYFRDTPRANRLGPLPFWLLYCCPVCLQFFTLTLMNLYFAQVVFKAKVKRRPEMSRGLLAVRGAFVGASLLFLLVNVLCAVLSRRRRAQPWALLLVRVLVSDSLFVICALSLAACLCLVARWAPSTSIYLEAKGTSVCQAAAMGGTMVLLYASRACYNLAALALAPRSRLDAFDYDWYNVSDQADLVNDLGNKGYLVFGLILFVWELLPTTLLVGFFRVHRPTQDLSTSRILNGQVFGSRSYFFDRAVHCEDEGCPWEHSRGESTSMSGSLGSGSWCQDPAATTTVSTLPRRRDPPLPPLGCPDPSPPAPRPLDQV from the exons ATGGAGAGTAACCTGTCTGGCCTGGTGCCTGCTGCTGGGCTGGTGCCTGCACTGCCGCCCGCCGTGACCCTGGGTCTCACGGCGGCCTACACCACCCTATATGCCCTGCTGTTCTTCTCTGTCTATGCCCAACTCTGGCTGGTGCTCCTGTATGGGCACAAGCGTCTCAGCTATCAGACGGTGTTCCTAGCACTCTGTCTGCTCTGGGCTGCCTTGCGTACCAcccttttttccttctacttccGAGATACCCCCCGAGCCAACCGCCTGGGGCCCCTGCCCTTTTGGCTTCTCTACTGCTGCCCTGTCTGCCTGCAGTTCTTCACCCTGACGCTTATGAACCTCTACTTTGCCCAG gtggtgttcaAGGCCAAGGTGAAGCGTCGGCCGGAGATGAGCCGAGGCTT GCTGGCCGTCCGCGGGGCCTTCGTAGGGGCCTCCCTGCTGTTTCTGCTGGTGAACGTGCTGTGTGCCGTGCTCTCCCGCCGGCGCCGGGCACAGCCCTGGGCCCTGCTTCTGGTGCGCGTCTTGGTGAGCGACTCCCTCTTCGTCATCTGCGCACTGTCTCTTGCTGCCTGCCTCTGCCTCGTGGCCCGGTGGGCCCCCTCCACCAGCATCTACCTGGAGGCCAAG GGCACCAGTGTGTGCCAGGCGGCCGCAATGGGTGGTACCATGGTCCTGCTCTACGCCAGCCGGGCCTGCTACAACTTGGCAGCCCTGGCCTTGGCCCCCCGGAGCCGGCTGGACGCCTTCGACTACGACTGGTACAATGTCTCTGACCAG GCCGATCTGGTGAATGACCTGGGAAACAAAGGCTACCTGGTGTTTGGCCTCATCCTCTTTGTGTGGGAGCTGCTGCCCACCACACTGCTGGTGGGCTTCTTCCGGGTGCACCGGCCCACGCAGGACCTG AGCACCAGTCGCATCCTCAACGGACAGGTGTTTGGTTCCCGTTCCTACTTCTTTGACCGGGCTGTGCACTGTGAGGACGAGGGCTGCCCCTGGGAGCACAGCCGGGGCGAGAGCACCAG CATGTCAGGCAGCCTAGGCTCAGGCAGCTG GTGCCAGGACCCGGCAGCCACCACCACTGTCTCTACTCTACCCCGCAGACGTGATCCCCCACTTCCCCCACTAGGATGCCCAGACCCTAgtccccctgcccccaggcccctGGACCAAGTTTGA
- the GPR137 gene encoding integral membrane protein GPR137 isoform X1: MESNLSGLVPAAGLVPALPPAVTLGLTAAYTTLYALLFFSVYAQLWLVLLYGHKRLSYQTVFLALCLLWAALRTTLFSFYFRDTPRANRLGPLPFWLLYCCPVCLQFFTLTLMNLYFAQVVFKAKVKRRPEMSRGLLAVRGAFVGASLLFLLVNVLCAVLSRRRRAQPWALLLVRVLVSDSLFVICALSLAACLCLVARWAPSTSIYLEAKGTSVCQAAAMGGTMVLLYASRACYNLAALALAPRSRLDAFDYDWYNVSDQADLVNDLGNKGYLVFGLILFVWELLPTTLLVGFFRVHRPTQDLSTSRILNGQVFGSRSYFFDRAVHCEDEGCPWEHSRGESTSMSGSLGSGSWYGAIGREPGWCGGSQTRTTPLLFSQVPGPGSHHHCLYSTPQT, from the exons ATGGAGAGTAACCTGTCTGGCCTGGTGCCTGCTGCTGGGCTGGTGCCTGCACTGCCGCCCGCCGTGACCCTGGGTCTCACGGCGGCCTACACCACCCTATATGCCCTGCTGTTCTTCTCTGTCTATGCCCAACTCTGGCTGGTGCTCCTGTATGGGCACAAGCGTCTCAGCTATCAGACGGTGTTCCTAGCACTCTGTCTGCTCTGGGCTGCCTTGCGTACCAcccttttttccttctacttccGAGATACCCCCCGAGCCAACCGCCTGGGGCCCCTGCCCTTTTGGCTTCTCTACTGCTGCCCTGTCTGCCTGCAGTTCTTCACCCTGACGCTTATGAACCTCTACTTTGCCCAG gtggtgttcaAGGCCAAGGTGAAGCGTCGGCCGGAGATGAGCCGAGGCTT GCTGGCCGTCCGCGGGGCCTTCGTAGGGGCCTCCCTGCTGTTTCTGCTGGTGAACGTGCTGTGTGCCGTGCTCTCCCGCCGGCGCCGGGCACAGCCCTGGGCCCTGCTTCTGGTGCGCGTCTTGGTGAGCGACTCCCTCTTCGTCATCTGCGCACTGTCTCTTGCTGCCTGCCTCTGCCTCGTGGCCCGGTGGGCCCCCTCCACCAGCATCTACCTGGAGGCCAAG GGCACCAGTGTGTGCCAGGCGGCCGCAATGGGTGGTACCATGGTCCTGCTCTACGCCAGCCGGGCCTGCTACAACTTGGCAGCCCTGGCCTTGGCCCCCCGGAGCCGGCTGGACGCCTTCGACTACGACTGGTACAATGTCTCTGACCAG GCCGATCTGGTGAATGACCTGGGAAACAAAGGCTACCTGGTGTTTGGCCTCATCCTCTTTGTGTGGGAGCTGCTGCCCACCACACTGCTGGTGGGCTTCTTCCGGGTGCACCGGCCCACGCAGGACCTG AGCACCAGTCGCATCCTCAACGGACAGGTGTTTGGTTCCCGTTCCTACTTCTTTGACCGGGCTGTGCACTGTGAGGACGAGGGCTGCCCCTGGGAGCACAGCCGGGGCGAGAGCACCAG CATGTCAGGCAGCCTAGGCTCAGGCAGCTGGTATGGTGCCATTGGGCGTGAGCCGGGCTGGTGCGGGGGCAGCCAGACGCGGACCACTCCTCTGCTCTTCTCCCAGGTGCCAGGACCCGGCAGCCACCACCACTGTCTCTACTCTACCCCGCAGACGTGA